Below is a window of Deltaproteobacteria bacterium DNA.
CCGGGCGGACGAAATCCCAGAAGTGGTAGCCGTCGCCGCCGAGCATTCCATCGATCTGCAAGCCCGAGAAACGCACCAGGGGCGGTCGGCCATCGGCGGGCCGGATCGACGAGAGACGCGAAACGGCTTCCGCCATCCACGGCGTGCGCCACTCGGGATGCAGCGGATCGCCTTCCGGTGCGTAGAGTGTGCCGCGCCCGATATTCCAGCCGATGAGTCGCCCCGTTTCGCTCGTGGGCCCCGCGAAATTCACGGCGAGCACGATGGGCGCGGAATCGGTGTCGACATCGGAGGGAACATCGCGAAGCTCGACGTCGGGGTGCGGCGCGGAATCGGCCGACGGCTCCGGAGTGTCGGCTTGGCGTTGCTGCTGCGCGCAACATGGGGCCAGCGCGATCCAAACGATCGTTGCGAACAGCGCGGGGATCGAACGTGGGCCCCTCATCGCGTTTTGCCCTGGCAGGGAAATCGCCCGAATTGTCAGACGGGCGGGGTAGCCTTGTCAAACCCGGGCGCGGACAATGCGAGCATCATGACAAACGATGTCCGGCGATGACGCCGCAGCGGGTCGAGAGTTGGCGCGCGAAGTACGGTCCGTGGGCTCTCGTGACCGGGGCGACGGCCGGTATCGGAGCGCACTTCGCCCGCGAACTCGCTCGGCGTGGGCTGAACCTCGTCGTGAACGCGCGCCATCGGGACGAAGTCGAGGGCGTGGCGAGAAACCTCGCCGAGCAGTTCGGCATCGAGACGCGGGCGGCGATCGCCGATCTGTCCCGGCCGGGCGACGTGCGTGCGCTCCTCGACGGCATCGCGGATCTGGAGATCGGCCTCGTGATTCAGAACGCGGGGACGATGACGCTCGGTGCGCTGTGCGACGCGGACATCGACGCCGAACTGGGCGTCGCGGCGCTCCACGTTGAATCGACGCTGATGCTCGCGCACGCCCTCGTCCCGCCGATGCGCGGACGCGGGCGGGGCGGTTTCGTCATCGTGTCCTCGACGATGGGCGCG
It encodes the following:
- a CDS encoding SDR family NAD(P)-dependent oxidoreductase, with amino-acid sequence MTPQRVESWRAKYGPWALVTGATAGIGAHFARELARRGLNLVVNARHRDEVEGVARNLAEQFGIETRAAIADLSRPGDVRALLDGIADLEIGLVIQNAGTMTLGALCDADIDAELGVAALHVESTLMLAHALVPPMRGRGRGGFVIVSSTMGAFAAPYASNAAATKGWQRQFGIALAEELRGSGVNVLVLCPALTDTRAIRRLNFRALGKHPMPVDVPVRSALDALGRRTLVTVGWTNSLAGALLGLLPRTWVARVVGRYLRRLSIDNPSSR